The Catenuloplanes niger genome includes a window with the following:
- a CDS encoding SapB/AmfS family lanthipeptide encodes MTLLDLQGMDIEDATGGGGGGGSQASLLLCGDSSLSVTTCN; translated from the coding sequence ATGACGCTGCTCGACCTCCAGGGCATGGACATCGAGGACGCGACCGGCGGCGGCGGGGGCGGCGGGAGCCAGGCCAGCCTGCTGCTCTGCGGCGACAGCTCGCTGAGCGTCACCACCTGCAACTGA